A stretch of Aedes aegypti strain LVP_AGWG chromosome 2, AaegL5.0 Primary Assembly, whole genome shotgun sequence DNA encodes these proteins:
- the LOC5574519 gene encoding vacuolar protein sorting-associated protein 29, which yields MLVLVLGDLHIPQRCSSLPAKFKKLLVPGRIHHILCTGNLCSKESFDYLKTLANDVHIVRGDFDENMNYPEQKVVTVGQFRVGLTHGHQVVPWGDPEALALIQRQLDVDILISGHTHKFEAYEHENKFYINPGSATGSYSALDSSVIPSFVLMDIQSTTVVTYVYQLVGDDVKVERIEYKKN from the coding sequence ATGTTGGTGCTAGTGCTAGGCGATTTACACATTCCGCAACGGTGCAGCAGTTTGCCGGCCAAATTCAAGAAGCTGCTGGTTCCGGGCCGAATTCATCACATCCTGTGTACCGGGAATCTATGCAGCAAGGAATCGTTCGACTACCTAAAAACGTTGGCCAACGATGTGCACATTGTGCGGGGTGATTTCGACGAGAACATGAACTACCCGGAGCAGAAGGTCGTAACGGTGGGCCAGTTCCGGGTGGGGTTAACCCACGGGCATCAGGTGGTACCTTGGGGCGATCCGGAAGCCTTGGCCCTGATTCAGCGACAGTTGGACGTGGACATACTGATCTCTGGACATACCCACAAGTTCGAGGCGTACGAACACGAGAACAAGTTCTACATTAATCCTGGCTCGGCCACGGGATCGTATTCGGCCCTGGACTCGTCGGTCATTCCTTCGTTTGTTCTGATGGACATCCAGAGCACGACGGTCGTAACTTACGTCTATCAGCTTGTTGGGGACGATGTTAAAGTGGAGCGAATTGAGTATAAGAAAAATTGA